CAGATGCCGCACAACTTCGTTTGCAGGCTGAGGTTCAGTATGCACACGAACTCGACTGCCTGGCGGAGGAAGACGATCGACAGAAACCGCCAAATTGGAAGTTGTCGCCGTGGGCTGTCAAACTCTATTTGCTGGGTGGCACGCTGAGTGATGGAACAGAAATCACCCCCAAGTATCTCGGGAATGATCGACTCATCGAGATTGCAATCGCAACTCTCGCCACTGACCGGGCATTGCTGCTCTACGGGATTCCGGGAACAGCTAAAAGCTGGGTGAGCGAACATCTTGCCGCAGCCATCAGTGGAACGTCGCAATTACTTATTCAAGGCACCGCCGGGACTGACGAAACCGCCCTCAAGTACGGATGGAATTATGCTCGACTTCTGGCGGAAGGTCCAAGTGACAAAGCGATCGTCGCGAGCCCAATGCTCACAGCGATGAAAACCGGTCGCATTGCGAGGATCGAAGAGCTGACGAGAATTCCAAGCGAAGTGCAAGATGCACTGATCACAATTCTCTCTGAGAAATCACTCCCGATTCCCGAGACCGATTCCTCGGTGCATGCCGTCAAA
This DNA window, taken from Thalassoglobus sp. JC818, encodes the following:
- a CDS encoding AAA family ATPase, translating into MSAQGADIPKADAAQLRLQAEVQYAHELDCLAEEDDRQKPPNWKLSPWAVKLYLLGGTLSDGTEITPKYLGNDRLIEIAIATLATDRALLLYGIPGTAKSWVSEHLAAAISGTSQLLIQGTAGTDETALKYGWNYARLLAEGPSDKAIVASPMLTAMKTGRIARIEELTRIPSEVQDALITILSEKSLPIPETDSSVHAVKGFNVIATANNRDKGVNDLSSALTRRFNTVVLPVPDSFEQEVEIVQRRSEQLGRALELPVEVPALDEIRRVVTIFRELRNGVSADGKTKLKSPSGTLSTAEAISVVSSGMAMSAYYGDGSLKAGDIISSLTGAIVKDPVQDLIVWQEYLQAIVREREGWKDLYRASRESL